The genomic stretch TAGCTAACCAGTTTGAATTTCTGTGGTTAAGTATTATTTCCAATATTCCTAAATAATTACAATGTATCATAAGCTACAATACATGCACACATGGTTTATTCAACTATTGTGTCCAGTGAACTTtgcaaagtattttataaattttgtatagaTCTCACAATGATGgaaatattattctcattttacaaatggagatGTTAAAGCCTAGGCAAGTTAAGTTACTTTCTCAGATGACTAGGCTAGGGTTTAACCTGTATCAAATTCCAAAATTAGTGCTTTCAACATTTTATATGGCCTTTTATGCTTATAAATATAGAATTTTTATAAGCAAAGAAATGTATATTAAATTCCTTTGCTGTCATTGcctcttttgtgttttatttaaataggCCAATCAGGCGGCTAAGAAGCCAAAAGTAGATGGACAAGTATCGGAAACGCCACTCCTTGGTTCATCTTTGGTCCAGAATTCTATTTTAGTAGATACTGTTAGTGGCGTGTCTGCAAACCCAAGTTTTCAGAAACCGTCTACATCAGCATTCCCTGCACCAGTACCTCTaaattcaggaaatatttctGTTCAAGACAGCCATACATCTGATAATTTGTCAGTGCTAACAACAGGAATGCCAAGTACCTCATACAGTTTGTCATCGCACCAAGAATGGCCTCAACACCAAGAATCAGCAAGGACAGAACAGATATATTCACAGAAACAGGAGACATCTTTGTCTGGTAGCCAGTACAACATTAACTTCCAGCAGGGACCTTCTATATCACTGCATTCAGGATTACATCACAGACCTGACAAAATATCTGATCATTCTTCTATTAAGCAAGAATATACACATAAAGCAGGGAGCAGTAAGCACCATGGACCAATTTCTGCTACTCCTGGAGTTATCCCTCAGAAAATGTCTTTagataaatacagagaaaaacgCAAGCTAGAAACCCTCGATCTGGATGTCAGGGATCATTATATAGCTGCCCAAGTCGAACAGCAACACAAACATGTGCAGTCACAGGCAACCAGCAGCAGTTCTGTAACTTCtcccattaaaatgaaaattcccatcacaaatgcagaaaaacctgaaaaatatatggcagacaagaaggaaaaaagtggaTCACTGAAATTACGGATTCCATTACCACCCACTGATAAAAGTGCCAGTAAAGaagaactgaaaatgaaaataaaagtttcttcCTCAGAAAGACACAGCTCTTCTGATGAAGGCAGTGGGAAGAGCAAGCACTCCAGTCCACATATTAGCAGAGACCACAAAGAGAAGCACAAGGAACATCCTTCAAACCGCCACCACCCCAGCAGTCACAAGCATTCCCACTCACATAGTGGCGGCAGCAGTGGTGGCAGTAAACACAGTGCTGATGGAATACCACCCACTGTTCTGAGGAGTCCTGTTGGCCTGAGCAGTGATGGCATTTCCTCTAGTTCCAGCTCTTCAAGGAAGAGGCTGCATATCAATGATGCATCTCACAACCATCACTCCAAAATGATCAAAGGTTCCAAAAGTTCAGGTAGTTCATCTAGTTCTTCCTCCTCTGTTAAGCAGTATATATCCTCTCACAACTCTGTTTTTAACCATCCcttaccccctcctccccctgtcACATACCAGGTGG from Phyllostomus discolor isolate MPI-MPIP mPhyDis1 chromosome 4, mPhyDis1.pri.v3, whole genome shotgun sequence encodes the following:
- the CCNT2 gene encoding cyclin-T2 isoform X4; amino-acid sequence: MLLKIFSSIENDGALVIFVSTSKDLAQTSYFMATNSLHLTTFCLQYKPTVIACVCIHLACKWSNWEIPVSTDGKHWWEYVDPTVTLELLDELTHEFLQILEKTPSRLKRIRNWRANQAAKKPKVDGQVSETPLLGSSLVQNSILVDTVSGVSANPSFQKPSTSAFPAPVPLNSGNISVQDSHTSDNLSVLTTGMPSTSYSLSSHQEWPQHQESARTEQIYSQKQETSLSGSQYNINFQQGPSISLHSGLHHRPDKISDHSSIKQEYTHKAGSSKHHGPISATPGVIPQKMSLDKYREKRKLETLDLDVRDHYIAAQVEQQHKHVQSQATSSSSVTSPIKMKIPITNAEKPEKYMADKKEKSGSLKLRIPLPPTDKSASKEELKMKIKVSSSERHSSSDEGSGKSKHSSPHISRDHKEKHKEHPSNRHHPSSHKHSHSHSGGSSGGSKHSADGIPPTVLRSPVGLSSDGISSSSSSSRKRLHINDASHNHHSKMIKGSKSSGSSSSSSSSVKQYISSHNSVFNHPLPPPPPVTYQVGYGHLSTLVKLDKKPVETNGPDVNHEYSTNSQHMDYKDTYDMLDSLLSAQGMNM
- the CCNT2 gene encoding cyclin-T2 isoform X1, which produces MASCRGASSRWFFTREQLENTPSRRCGVEADKELSYRQQAANLIQDMGQRLNVSQLTINTAIVYMHRFYMYHSFTKFNRNIIAPTALFLAAKVEEQARKLEHVIKVAHACLHPLEPLLDTKCDAYLQQTQELVLLETIMLQTLGFEITIEHPHTDVVKCTQLVRASKDLAQTSYFMATNSLHLTTFCLQYKPTVIACVCIHLACKWSNWEIPVSTDGKHWWEYVDPTVTLELLDELTHEFLQILEKTPSRLKRIRNWRANQAAKKPKVDGQVSETPLLGSSLVQNSILVDTVSGVSANPSFQKPSTSAFPAPVPLNSGNISVQDSHTSDNLSVLTTGMPSTSYSLSSHQEWPQHQESARTEQIYSQKQETSLSGSQYNINFQQGPSISLHSGLHHRPDKISDHSSIKQEYTHKAGSSKHHGPISATPGVIPQKMSLDKYREKRKLETLDLDVRDHYIAAQVEQQHKHVQSQATSSSSVTSPIKMKIPITNAEKPEKYMADKKEKSGSLKLRIPLPPTDKSASKEELKMKIKVSSSERHSSSDEGSGKSKHSSPHISRDHKEKHKEHPSNRHHPSSHKHSHSHSGGSSGGSKHSADGIPPTVLRSPVGLSSDGISSSSSSSRKRLHINDASHNHHSKMIKGSKSSGSSSSSSSSVKQYISSHNSVFNHPLPPPPPVTYQVGYGHLSTLVKLDKKPVETNGPDVNHEYSTNSQHMDYKDTYDMLDSLLSAQGMNM
- the CCNT2 gene encoding cyclin-T2 isoform X3; its protein translation is MLQTLGFEITIEHPHTDVVKCTQLVRASKDLAQTSYFMATNSLHLTTFCLQYKPTVIACVCIHLACKWSNWEIPVSTDGKHWWEYVDPTVTLELLDELTHEFLQILEKTPSRLKRIRNWRANQAAKKPKVDGQVSETPLLGSSLVQNSILVDTVSGVSANPSFQKPSTSAFPAPVPLNSGNISVQDSHTSDNLSVLTTGMPSTSYSLSSHQEWPQHQESARTEQIYSQKQETSLSGSQYNINFQQGPSISLHSGLHHRPDKISDHSSIKQEYTHKAGSSKHHGPISATPGVIPQKMSLDKYREKRKLETLDLDVRDHYIAAQVEQQHKHVQSQATSSSSVTSPIKMKIPITNAEKPEKYMADKKEKSGSLKLRIPLPPTDKSASKEELKMKIKVSSSERHSSSDEGSGKSKHSSPHISRDHKEKHKEHPSNRHHPSSHKHSHSHSGGSSGGSKHSADGIPPTVLRSPVGLSSDGISSSSSSSRKRLHINDASHNHHSKMIKGSKSSGSSSSSSSSVKQYISSHNSVFNHPLPPPPPVTYQVGYGHLSTLVKLDKKPVETNGPDVNHEYSTNSQHMDYKDTYDMLDSLLSAQGMNM
- the CCNT2 gene encoding cyclin-T2 isoform X5, whose protein sequence is MATNSLHLTTFCLQYKPTVIACVCIHLACKWSNWEIPVSTDGKHWWEYVDPTVTLELLDELTHEFLQILEKTPSRLKRIRNWRANQAAKKPKVDGQVSETPLLGSSLVQNSILVDTVSGVSANPSFQKPSTSAFPAPVPLNSGNISVQDSHTSDNLSVLTTGMPSTSYSLSSHQEWPQHQESARTEQIYSQKQETSLSGSQYNINFQQGPSISLHSGLHHRPDKISDHSSIKQEYTHKAGSSKHHGPISATPGVIPQKMSLDKYREKRKLETLDLDVRDHYIAAQVEQQHKHVQSQATSSSSVTSPIKMKIPITNAEKPEKYMADKKEKSGSLKLRIPLPPTDKSASKEELKMKIKVSSSERHSSSDEGSGKSKHSSPHISRDHKEKHKEHPSNRHHPSSHKHSHSHSGGSSGGSKHSADGIPPTVLRSPVGLSSDGISSSSSSSRKRLHINDASHNHHSKMIKGSKSSGSSSSSSSSVKQYISSHNSVFNHPLPPPPPVTYQVGYGHLSTLVKLDKKPVETNGPDVNHEYSTNSQHMDYKDTYDMLDSLLSAQGMNM
- the CCNT2 gene encoding cyclin-T2 isoform X2; the protein is MASCRGASSRWFFTREQLENTPSRRCGVEADKELSYRQQAANLIQDMGQRLNVSQLTINTAIVYMHRFYMYHSFTKFNRNIIAPTALFLAAKVEEQARKLEHVIKVAHACLHPLEPLLDTKCDAYLQQTQELVLLETIMLQTLGFEITIEHPHTDVVKCTQLVRASKDLAQTSYFMATNSLHLTTFCLQYKPTVIACVCIHLACKWSNWEIPVSTDGKHWWEYVDPTVTLELLDELTHEFLQILEKTPSRLKRIRNWRANQAAKKPKVDGQVSETPLLGSSLVQNSILVDTVSGVSANPSFQKPSTSAFPAPVPLNSGNISVQDSHTSDNLSVLTTGMPSTSYSLSSHQEWPQHQESARTEQIYSQKQETSLSGSQYNINFQQGPSISLHSGLHHRPDKISDHSSIKQEYTHKAGSSKHHGPISATPGVIPQKMSLDKYREKRKLETLDLDVRDHYIAAQVEQQHKHVQSQATSSSSVTSPIKMKIPITNAEKPEKYMADKKEKSGSLKLRIPLPPTDKSASKEELKMKIKVSSSERHSSSDEGSGKSKHSSPHISRDHKEKHKEHPSNRHHPSSHKHSHSHSGGSSGGSKHSADGIPPTVLRSPVGLSSDGISSSSSSSRKRLHINDASHNHHSKMIKGSKSSGGLRTSQHPRETGQEASGDQRS